In Candidatus Manganitrophus morganii, the genomic window CGGTTTTTATCATCTGGCGAAAGATCTCAGCATGATCTATCAGACAAAGCCGATTCCGGGACAACCGACGAGTCCACAACTTCCTCCGGGATCGGCGGTCACGAAATCGTTTCTCTTTTTGGGAGAGGATCGGACCCGAACGATCGACGGGACCGACTATCCGGATGACTCGATCCGGTTCACCGCCGTTTCCCACGGGCGAACCTTGCGGGACGCCCCCGAATCGGACTGGGCGTTGATCTCGTATGGTCTTGAAGAGGAGTTCCTGATGCATGAGGCGGCCCTGGCGAACGAGCGGGTGATCCGGAACGAGATCGGCGAAGAGGTCCTCGGAATCAACTTCCGCTATCTCAATCGAACTGATAAGAATTGGGTC contains:
- a CDS encoding prepilin-type N-terminal cleavage/methylation domain-containing protein; protein product: MADSGWRNGKKRFLVLNLKSEIDNPQSKGFTLLEILVSLAILAVLFTLVYGSFNATYRVSEQLEEQADSYRLARLGFYHLAKDLSMIYQTKPIPGQPTSPQLPPGSAVTKSFLFLGEDRTRTIDGTDYPDDSIRFTAVSHGRTLRDAPESDWALISYGLEEEFLMHEAALANERVIRNEIGEEVLGINFRYLNRTDKNWVDRWDSENNKELPLAVEIELILRGRGKEGHRFKTTVDLPMARRS